A stretch of Anoplopoma fimbria isolate UVic2021 breed Golden Eagle Sablefish chromosome 4, Afim_UVic_2022, whole genome shotgun sequence DNA encodes these proteins:
- the hs6st2 gene encoding heparan-sulfate 6-O-sulfotransferase 2 isoform X1: MDEKSSGGSSHHRLLIVLLMVLLFGVIMVQYVCPSRNECQTLHQLGSWFKDGGATGSRSSGNDIHDGLQRDPYIAEDGALVRFVPRFNFTKVDLNRVVDFNIKGDDVIVFLHIQKTGGTTFGRHLVRNIQLERPCECHAGQKKCTCFRPGKKETWLFSRFSTGWSCGLHADWTELTRCVPSRMDSREAPVDLPSRNYYYITILRDPVSRYLSEWRHVQRGATWRASLHVCDGRSPTLSELPSCYSGDDWSGCSLQEFMDCPYNLANNRQTRMLADLSLVGCYNVSTMSEEERWAVLLESAKRNLRGMAFFGLTEYQRKTQYLFERTFNLEFIAPFTQLNGTRASGVEVPNETQHRILQLNRWDVELYEYARDLFLQRFQVARQQERRQARARRQQERRRLRGRLATKQGRQLKPTDAPHHPLSHSVITEEQMRGKAGGDGEESEVLLPDWWDLDENGTMEDYMDNVEQW, encoded by the exons ATGGATGAGAAGTCCAGCGGCGGCAGCAGCCACCACCGGCTCCTGATCGTCCTGCTCATGGTGCTGCTCTTCGGCGTCATAATGGTCCAGTACGTGTGTCCGAGCAGGAACGAGTGCCAGACGCTGCACCAGCTGGGCTCGTGGTTTAAGGACGGAGGGGCAACTGGTTCAAGGAGCAGTGGCAACGACATCCACGACGGGCTCCAGAGGGACCCGTATATCGCAGAAGATGGCGCTCTGGTCCGCTTTGTCCCTCGCTTCAATTTCACCAAGGTCGATTTAAACCGTGTTGTGGACTTCAACATCAAAGGAGATGATGTGATTGTGTTTCTGCACATTCAGAAAACCGGTGGCACCACGTTTGGTCGACACCTGGTGCGAAATATTCAGCTCGAGAGGCCCTGCGAGTGTCACGCGGGTCAGAAGAAATGTACCTGTTTCCGGCCAGGTAAAAAGGAAACCTGGCTGTTCTCCCGGTTCTCCACCGGCTGGAGCTGCGGGCTCCACGCGGACTGGACCGAGCTGACCAGATGCGTCCCGTCACGCATGGACTCTCGAGAGGCTCCTGTTGACCTGCCCAG taGGAACTATTACTACATAACCATCTTAAGAGACCCAGTATCACGCTACCTGAGCGAGTGGCGTCACGTGCAACGTGGTGCTACATGGAGGGCCTCCTTACATGTGTGTGATGGACGTTCACCAACGCTATCTGAGCTGCCGAGCTGTTATTCAGGAGACGACTGGTCGGGTTGCTCCCTGCAGGAGTTCATGGACTGCCCCTACAACCTGGCCAACAACCGACAAACTCGCATGCTGGCTGATCTCAGCCTGGTGGGTTGCTACAACGTCTCCACCATGAGTGAGGAAGAACGCTGGGCAGTGCTCCTGGAGAGCGCCAAACGCAACTTACGTGGGATGGCCTTCTTCGGGCTGACAGAGTACCAGCGTAAGACCCAGTATCTGTTTGAGCGTACCTTCAACCTGGAGTTCATCGCACCCTTCACACAGCTCAACGGCACACGGGCCTCCGGTGTCGAGGTCCCCAACGAGACCCAACACAGAATCCTCCAGCTGAACCGATGGGACGTGGAGCTCTACGAGTATGCTCGTGACCTCTTCCTGCAGCGCTTCCAGGTGGCGAGGCAGCAGGAGCGCAGGCAGGCCAGGGCGAGGCggcagcaggagaggaggcgGCTCCGTGGCAGGCTCGCGACAAAGCAGGGGAGGCAGCTGAAGCCCACAGATGCCCCCCATCACCCTCTGAGCCACTCAGTAATAACTGAGGAGCAGATGAGGGGAAAGGCTGGTGGAGACGGTGAGGAGTCAGAAGTGCTGCTCCCAGACTGGTGGGATCTGGATGAGAACGGCACCATGGAGGACTACATGGACAATGTGGAGCAGTGGTAG
- the hs6st2 gene encoding heparan-sulfate 6-O-sulfotransferase 2 isoform X2 yields the protein MDEKSSGGSSHHRLLIVLLMVLLFGVIMVQYVCPSRNECQTLHQLGSWFKDGGATGSRSSGNDIHDGLQRDPYIAEDGALVRFVPRFNFTKVDLNRVVDFNIKGDDVIVFLHIQKTGGTTFGRHLVRNIQLERPCECHAGQKKCTCFRPGKKETWLFSRFSTGWSCGLHADWTELTRCVPSRMDSREAPVDLPRNYYYITILRDPVSRYLSEWRHVQRGATWRASLHVCDGRSPTLSELPSCYSGDDWSGCSLQEFMDCPYNLANNRQTRMLADLSLVGCYNVSTMSEEERWAVLLESAKRNLRGMAFFGLTEYQRKTQYLFERTFNLEFIAPFTQLNGTRASGVEVPNETQHRILQLNRWDVELYEYARDLFLQRFQVARQQERRQARARRQQERRRLRGRLATKQGRQLKPTDAPHHPLSHSVITEEQMRGKAGGDGEESEVLLPDWWDLDENGTMEDYMDNVEQW from the exons ATGGATGAGAAGTCCAGCGGCGGCAGCAGCCACCACCGGCTCCTGATCGTCCTGCTCATGGTGCTGCTCTTCGGCGTCATAATGGTCCAGTACGTGTGTCCGAGCAGGAACGAGTGCCAGACGCTGCACCAGCTGGGCTCGTGGTTTAAGGACGGAGGGGCAACTGGTTCAAGGAGCAGTGGCAACGACATCCACGACGGGCTCCAGAGGGACCCGTATATCGCAGAAGATGGCGCTCTGGTCCGCTTTGTCCCTCGCTTCAATTTCACCAAGGTCGATTTAAACCGTGTTGTGGACTTCAACATCAAAGGAGATGATGTGATTGTGTTTCTGCACATTCAGAAAACCGGTGGCACCACGTTTGGTCGACACCTGGTGCGAAATATTCAGCTCGAGAGGCCCTGCGAGTGTCACGCGGGTCAGAAGAAATGTACCTGTTTCCGGCCAGGTAAAAAGGAAACCTGGCTGTTCTCCCGGTTCTCCACCGGCTGGAGCTGCGGGCTCCACGCGGACTGGACCGAGCTGACCAGATGCGTCCCGTCACGCATGGACTCTCGAGAGGCTCCTGTTGACCTGCCCAG GAACTATTACTACATAACCATCTTAAGAGACCCAGTATCACGCTACCTGAGCGAGTGGCGTCACGTGCAACGTGGTGCTACATGGAGGGCCTCCTTACATGTGTGTGATGGACGTTCACCAACGCTATCTGAGCTGCCGAGCTGTTATTCAGGAGACGACTGGTCGGGTTGCTCCCTGCAGGAGTTCATGGACTGCCCCTACAACCTGGCCAACAACCGACAAACTCGCATGCTGGCTGATCTCAGCCTGGTGGGTTGCTACAACGTCTCCACCATGAGTGAGGAAGAACGCTGGGCAGTGCTCCTGGAGAGCGCCAAACGCAACTTACGTGGGATGGCCTTCTTCGGGCTGACAGAGTACCAGCGTAAGACCCAGTATCTGTTTGAGCGTACCTTCAACCTGGAGTTCATCGCACCCTTCACACAGCTCAACGGCACACGGGCCTCCGGTGTCGAGGTCCCCAACGAGACCCAACACAGAATCCTCCAGCTGAACCGATGGGACGTGGAGCTCTACGAGTATGCTCGTGACCTCTTCCTGCAGCGCTTCCAGGTGGCGAGGCAGCAGGAGCGCAGGCAGGCCAGGGCGAGGCggcagcaggagaggaggcgGCTCCGTGGCAGGCTCGCGACAAAGCAGGGGAGGCAGCTGAAGCCCACAGATGCCCCCCATCACCCTCTGAGCCACTCAGTAATAACTGAGGAGCAGATGAGGGGAAAGGCTGGTGGAGACGGTGAGGAGTCAGAAGTGCTGCTCCCAGACTGGTGGGATCTGGATGAGAACGGCACCATGGAGGACTACATGGACAATGTGGAGCAGTGGTAG
- the mbnl3 gene encoding muscleblind-like protein 3 isoform X1, whose amino-acid sequence MAVSMTMGRDTKWLTLEVCREFQRGTCSRSDAECKFAHPSRSCHVENGRVIACFDSLKGRCTRENCKYLHPPPHLKTQLEINGRNNLIQQKATAAMLAQQMQFMLPGTQLQPITTFPMTPSLATCPSMAFSPYLSHMGPGMGLMPELLPSTPMLVPGSPTGLAAMGNGTSAQKHVRTDKLEVCREFQRGNCTRGESDCRYAHPLEAGMVDCSENSVIVCMDYIKGRCSRDKCKYFHPPAHLQARIKAAQHQASHNTASAGLVLPPGAMQQQPKRQILEKSNGAAAAVFNPSMFHYQQALANMQLQQPAFISTVPMMHGAATSTVSSASTPITNVPFAESAASNQ is encoded by the exons ATGGCTGTCAGCATGACCATGGGACGGGACACCAAATGGCTGACCCTGGAAGTGTGTCGTGAGTTTCAGAGAGGCACCTGCTCGCGGTCTGATGCCGAGTGCAAGTTTGCTCACCCCTCCCGGAGCTGCCATGTGGAGAACGGCCGAGTCATCGCCTGCTTTGACTCACTGAAG GGGCGCTGCACCCGTGAGAACTGTAAATACCTGCACCCCCCGCCACACCTGAAAACCCAGCTGGAGATTAACGGGCGGAACAACCTGATCCAGCAGAAGGCCACGGCAGCCATGTTGGCTCAACAGATGCAGTTCATGCTGCCTGGAACGCAGTTGCAGCCCATT aCAACATTCCCAATGACGCCCTCCCTGGCAACATGCCCCAGTATGGCATTCAGTCCATATCTGAGCCACATGGGCCCAGGCATGGGCTTGATGCCTGAGCTGTTGCCCAGTACTCCCATGCTGGTCCCTGGGAGTCCCACCGGCCTGGCAGCCATGGGCAACGGCACCTCCGCACAAAAACATGTGCGCACAGACAAGCTGGAG GTTTGTCGTGAATTCCAGCGTGGTAATTGCACGCGGGGCGAGAGCGACTGCCGCTACGCTCACCCTCTGGAGGCCGGCATGGTGGACTGCAGTGAGAACTCTGTCATCGTCTGCATGGACTACATAAAAGGCCGCTGCAGCCGAGACAAGTGCAAGTACTTCCATCCGCCAGCTCACCTGCAGGCCAGGATCAAGGCTGCACAGCACCAAGCAAGTCACAACACAGCGTCCGCAGGCTTG GTTCTGCCTCCAGGTGCCATGCAGCAGCAACCAAAGAGGCAGATCTTAGAGAAGAGCAACGGAGCTGCCGCCGCCGTCTTCAACCCCAGCATGTTCCACTACCAGCAAGCGCTGGCTAACATGCAGCTCCAGCAGCCAGCCTTCATCTCCACTG TTCCCATGATGCACGGTGCCGCCACCTCCACTGTTTCGTCGGCTTCGACCCCGATCACCAATGTTCCTTTCGCTGAATCCGCCGCCTCGAATCAG TAG
- the mbnl3 gene encoding muscleblind-like protein 3 isoform X2 encodes MAVSMTMGRDTKWLTLEVCREFQRGTCSRSDAECKFAHPSRSCHVENGRVIACFDSLKGRCTRENCKYLHPPPHLKTQLEINGRNNLIQQKATAAMLAQQMQFMLPGTQLQPITTFPMTPSLATCPSMAFSPYLSHMGPGMGLMPELLPSTPMLVPGSPTGLAAMGNGTSAQKHVRTDKLEVCREFQRGNCTRGESDCRYAHPLEAGMVDCSENSVIVCMDYIKGRCSRDKCKYFHPPAHLQARIKAAQHQASHNTASAGLVLPPGAMQQQPKRQILEKSNGAAAAVFNPSMFHYQQALANMQLQQPAFISTVGNFI; translated from the exons ATGGCTGTCAGCATGACCATGGGACGGGACACCAAATGGCTGACCCTGGAAGTGTGTCGTGAGTTTCAGAGAGGCACCTGCTCGCGGTCTGATGCCGAGTGCAAGTTTGCTCACCCCTCCCGGAGCTGCCATGTGGAGAACGGCCGAGTCATCGCCTGCTTTGACTCACTGAAG GGGCGCTGCACCCGTGAGAACTGTAAATACCTGCACCCCCCGCCACACCTGAAAACCCAGCTGGAGATTAACGGGCGGAACAACCTGATCCAGCAGAAGGCCACGGCAGCCATGTTGGCTCAACAGATGCAGTTCATGCTGCCTGGAACGCAGTTGCAGCCCATT aCAACATTCCCAATGACGCCCTCCCTGGCAACATGCCCCAGTATGGCATTCAGTCCATATCTGAGCCACATGGGCCCAGGCATGGGCTTGATGCCTGAGCTGTTGCCCAGTACTCCCATGCTGGTCCCTGGGAGTCCCACCGGCCTGGCAGCCATGGGCAACGGCACCTCCGCACAAAAACATGTGCGCACAGACAAGCTGGAG GTTTGTCGTGAATTCCAGCGTGGTAATTGCACGCGGGGCGAGAGCGACTGCCGCTACGCTCACCCTCTGGAGGCCGGCATGGTGGACTGCAGTGAGAACTCTGTCATCGTCTGCATGGACTACATAAAAGGCCGCTGCAGCCGAGACAAGTGCAAGTACTTCCATCCGCCAGCTCACCTGCAGGCCAGGATCAAGGCTGCACAGCACCAAGCAAGTCACAACACAGCGTCCGCAGGCTTG GTTCTGCCTCCAGGTGCCATGCAGCAGCAACCAAAGAGGCAGATCTTAGAGAAGAGCAACGGAGCTGCCGCCGCCGTCTTCAACCCCAGCATGTTCCACTACCAGCAAGCGCTGGCTAACATGCAGCTCCAGCAGCCAGCCTTCATCTCCACTG TCGGAAATTTCATCTGA
- the rap2c gene encoding ras-related protein Rap-2c — translation MKEYKVVVLGSGGVGKSALTVQFVTGTFIEKYDPTIEDFYRKEIEVDSSPSVLEILDTAGTEQFASMRDLYIKNGQGFILVYSLVNQQSFQDIRPMRDQIVRVKRFEKVPLILVGNKVDLESEREVAGADGRALAQEWGCPFIETSAKSKTMVDELFAEIVRQMNYSTLPEKQEQCCTACVVQ, via the exons ATGAAGGAGTACAAGGTGGTCGTGCTGGGCAGCGGCGGGGTCGGTAAGTCCGCTCTGACCGTCCAGTTTGTCACCGGCACCTTCATCGAGAAATACGACCCGACCATCGAGGACTTCTACCGGAAGGAGATCGAGGTGGACTCGTCCCCCTCCGTGCTGGAGATCCTGGACACGGCGGGGACGGAGCAGTTCGCCTCCATGAGGGACCTGTACATCAAGAACGGACAGGGCTTCATCCTGGTGTACAGCCTGGTCAACCAGCAGTCATTCCAG GACATCAGACCAATGCGAGACCAAATAGTGCGAGTGAAGCGGTTTGAGAAGGTGCCGTTGATCCTGGTCGGGAACAAAGTCGACTTGGAATCTGAGCGTGAGGTTGCCGGGGCAGACGGACGAGCTCTGGCTCAAGAGTGGGGCTGCCCTTTTATTGAAACTTCAGCCAAGAGCAAGACTATGGTGGACGAGCTGTTCGCAGAGATCGTCCGGCAGATGAATTATTCCACACTGCCGGAGAAGCAGGAACAGTGCTGCACAGCCTGTGTGGTGCAGTGA